In a genomic window of Thermococcus sp.:
- a CDS encoding sodium:calcium antiporter produces MLEFAVWSLSILIGIAVLVVAGDKLSDKIIEVARKAGISPLVISIVLVSLSTTLPEITTSALASYQGVNGIALGNALGSIFANIALILGLASMIRPLKAGRSAYENSLVMLASLVFLIALSIDGTLSRLDGLLLLLAYAVYLRWLLKKHARSEVDWEPSGDVKAFDYVLLIVLGLFLVGGAEMVVFGGKNIAQALGISDFVIGATVVAIGTSLPEMTNALYGALRERGSISVGNIIGANIMNALVVLGIASLIRPIQTGASVLTVVLVLFAMIPMIASLKKTGGIDRPVGAYFLVLYAVYLVLIFSGVEL; encoded by the coding sequence ATGCTTGAGTTCGCAGTATGGTCACTTTCAATCCTCATTGGAATAGCCGTCCTTGTGGTTGCCGGTGACAAGCTTTCCGACAAGATAATTGAGGTTGCAAGAAAGGCCGGAATCTCTCCGCTGGTAATAAGCATCGTCCTTGTTAGTCTCTCAACGACGTTGCCCGAAATAACGACGAGTGCCCTGGCGAGCTATCAGGGGGTCAACGGGATAGCCCTCGGAAACGCCCTCGGGAGTATATTCGCCAACATCGCCCTCATTCTCGGTCTCGCCTCCATGATTAGGCCCCTAAAAGCCGGCCGTTCCGCATATGAGAACTCTCTCGTTATGCTCGCCTCACTCGTCTTTCTCATAGCCCTCTCAATTGACGGGACGTTGAGTAGACTCGACGGGCTTCTGCTACTCCTTGCATACGCGGTCTACCTACGGTGGCTTCTCAAGAAGCATGCGAGGAGTGAAGTGGATTGGGAGCCAAGCGGAGACGTTAAGGCCTTTGATTACGTCCTCCTGATAGTTCTTGGACTCTTCCTCGTCGGCGGTGCCGAGATGGTCGTCTTTGGGGGTAAGAACATAGCGCAGGCCCTCGGCATATCTGATTTCGTCATCGGAGCCACCGTTGTCGCTATTGGAACCTCCCTGCCCGAGATGACCAACGCCCTCTACGGTGCCCTGAGGGAACGGGGAAGCATAAGCGTGGGCAACATAATTGGGGCCAACATAATGAACGCACTCGTTGTCCTCGGTATTGCCTCGCTCATAAGACCAATCCAGACCGGCGCTTCGGTGCTGACGGTAGTCTTGGTTCTCTTCGCGATGATTCCCATGATAGCCTCGCTGAAAAAGACAGGGGGGATAGACAGGCCCGTGGGAGCGTACTTCCTGGTTCTCTACGCGGTCTACCTCGTCCTGATTTTCTCAGGAGTTGAGCTGTAA
- a CDS encoding HIT domain-containing protein: MKVLWAPWRIEYIRSPKHEGCIFCDFPKENRDRERLILYRGKHAFVIMNNYPYNPGHVMVAPYRHVANWEELTDEELLEIMKLTQLMIKAIKKAMNPDGFNLGVNLGRVAGAGIDSHVHLHIVPRWNGDTNFMPVIADTKVIPESLQEAYDELKRAIEEVEKD; encoded by the coding sequence ATGAAGGTCCTGTGGGCGCCGTGGAGAATAGAGTACATACGCTCCCCAAAGCACGAGGGCTGTATCTTCTGCGACTTTCCAAAGGAGAACCGCGACAGGGAGAGGCTCATCCTTTACCGTGGAAAGCACGCCTTTGTCATCATGAACAACTACCCCTACAATCCGGGCCACGTAATGGTCGCTCCCTACAGGCACGTCGCCAACTGGGAGGAACTGACGGACGAAGAATTGCTTGAGATAATGAAGCTCACCCAGCTGATGATTAAGGCCATAAAGAAGGCCATGAACCCAGACGGCTTCAACCTCGGTGTTAACCTCGGTAGGGTTGCTGGAGCTGGAATAGACAGCCACGTTCACCTCCACATAGTCCCGAGGTGGAACGGCGACACGAACTTCATGCCCGTCATAGCGGACACAAAGGTTATCCCAGAATCATTGCAAGAAGCTTACGACGAACTCAAAAGGGCCATAGAAGAAGTTGAAAAAGATTAA
- the thyX gene encoding FAD-dependent thymidylate synthase, with the protein MGEIKVKLVNYTKKPLETVTWSALISYWEDWETEAFERMSEKDVEMHLPRVLGYGHESILEHAVLTFAIEGCSRVCSHQLVRHRIASYTQQSQRYVKLNPNDVEETFVIPKSVKENPELYEKWKELMRSAIELYEETHRAGVHQEDARFILPQAVRTKIVVTMNLRELKHFFGLRLCERAQWEIREVAWKMLEEIAKNDELRPIIRWAKLGPRCIQLGYCPERELMPKGCLKRTKERWIKLTEVE; encoded by the coding sequence ATGGGCGAAATCAAGGTCAAGCTCGTCAATTATACAAAAAAACCACTTGAAACTGTCACATGGTCAGCACTCATAAGCTACTGGGAGGACTGGGAAACTGAAGCCTTTGAGAGAATGAGCGAGAAGGACGTCGAGATGCACCTGCCGAGGGTTCTCGGCTACGGCCACGAGTCAATCCTTGAGCATGCGGTTCTTACCTTTGCAATTGAGGGATGTTCTCGCGTATGTTCTCACCAATTAGTGAGACATAGGATAGCAAGCTATACCCAGCAGTCCCAGCGTTACGTAAAATTGAACCCAAATGATGTTGAGGAAACCTTTGTAATTCCGAAGAGCGTGAAAGAAAATCCGGAGCTCTACGAGAAGTGGAAAGAGCTCATGAGGAGCGCCATCGAGCTATATGAGGAAACTCACAGGGCCGGCGTTCACCAAGAGGATGCCCGTTTCATCCTACCCCAGGCAGTCAGAACGAAGATAGTCGTTACGATGAACCTCCGCGAGCTTAAGCACTTTTTTGGGCTGAGGCTCTGCGAGAGGGCCCAGTGGGAGATTCGAGAAGTTGCTTGGAAGATGCTTGAGGAGATAGCGAAGAACGATGAGCTGAGGCCAATTATAAGGTGGGCAAAGCTCGGGCCACGCTGTATACAACTCGGATACTGTCCGGAGAGAGAACTAATGCCAAAGGGCTGTTTGAAACGGACGAAAGAACGCTGGATAAAACTAACCGAGGTTGAGTAA
- a CDS encoding STK_08120 family protein: MKSKSWEVELPYDWETLILILSEPEKTLPFFPYFEKFERGRVKFKVPRFIFNFGYEFELDVGIGRNEVIYTFRGDKGILTVTFKMIGRKLRVTASWAGFGETFMGKPLENFAKGIAEAIREFCSSMACPVVRFHGSEGEVEHITPETAPALVKRVAMEFGKDFILEGEAEDGTYLAITVKDGNLKELRVRQGMKESVIEADIPVIELGKELFEGLPLDKKFKIRAKKL, encoded by the coding sequence ATGAAGTCCAAGAGCTGGGAGGTTGAACTTCCATACGACTGGGAAACTCTTATATTAATCCTGAGTGAGCCCGAAAAGACACTGCCGTTTTTCCCGTATTTCGAAAAATTCGAGAGGGGCAGGGTAAAATTCAAGGTTCCCCGGTTTATATTCAACTTCGGCTATGAATTCGAGCTTGACGTGGGGATAGGACGAAACGAGGTTATATATACTTTCAGAGGGGACAAGGGTATTCTAACGGTCACTTTCAAAATGATTGGGAGAAAGCTCCGCGTTACGGCCAGCTGGGCGGGTTTCGGGGAAACTTTCATGGGCAAGCCCCTTGAGAACTTCGCGAAGGGAATAGCGGAGGCAATCCGGGAGTTCTGCTCTTCCATGGCATGCCCCGTTGTGAGATTCCACGGGAGCGAGGGCGAGGTGGAGCACATAACACCCGAAACGGCCCCGGCGCTGGTCAAGAGGGTGGCAATGGAATTTGGAAAGGACTTTATACTTGAAGGGGAGGCAGAAGACGGGACGTATCTGGCCATAACGGTTAAGGACGGCAATCTCAAGGAGCTAAGGGTTAGACAGGGCATGAAAGAGAGCGTTATTGAGGCGGACATACCGGTCATAGAGCTCGGAAAAGAACTTTTTGAAGGCCTTCCTCTTGATAAGAAGTTTAAAATAAGAGCAAAGAAACTTTAA